The genomic interval GCGGCGGGCGAACGGGCCTGGGCGGAGCGGCTGGCGCCGATCCTGACGCGCGCGCTCGGCGCCATCGGCGCGGCGCCCTGCAAGGCGGCGCCGGCACGGAGCGGCGGCCATGCCTGAGGCGCTGCGGCTCTACGTCCGCTCTGTCGACGCGCTGAACCAGGGGATCGGCCGGATCGTCATGTACGGCGTATTCGTCATGGCCGCGATCCTGCTGTGGTCGTCGATCTCCAAGACCTTCTTCCTGCCCTCGCTGTGGACGCTGGAGATGGCCCAGTTCGCCATGGTCGCCTATTACGTGCTCGGCGGACCCTATTCGATCCAGCTCGGCTCGAACGTGCGCATGGACCTGTTCTACGGCGACTGGTCGCCGAAGAAGAAGGCCTGGTTCGACGCCTTCACCGTGTTTCTGCTGATGTTCTATCTCGGCGTGCTGCTCTACGGCGCGGTGGAGAGCACGCTCTATTCGTTCCAGTACAACGAACGCAGCCCGACGGCCTGGCGGCCGGTGCTGTGGCCGATCAAGGTGACCATGTGCGTCGGCTTCACGCTGATGCTGCTGCAGGCGCTGTCGGAATTCATCAAGGACATCGCGCGGATCCGCGGAGAGGAGATCTGATGTCCTACGAGATGATCGCGCTGTTCATGTTCGCGTCGATGATGCTGATGCTGATGACCGGACAGCGGGTGTTCGGCGCCATCGGCGGCATCGCCGCGGTCGCGGCGCTGACGCTGTGGGGCACCGGCGGCTCGGACATTCCCTTCGCGGCGGCCATGAAACTGATGAAGTGGTATCCGCTGCTGACGCTGCCGATGTTCATCTTCATGGGCTACGTGCTGTCGGAATCCAAGATCGCCGACGACCTCTACAAGATGTTCCACGTCTGGATGGGACCGGTGAGCGGCGGGCTCGCCATCGGCACCATCGGGCTGATGGTGCTGGTCTCGGCCATGAACGGCCTGTCGGTCGCCGGCATGGCGATCGGCGCGACCATCGCCCTGCCGGAGCTGCTGCGGCGCGGCTACGACAAGAAGATGGTCACCGGCGTCATCCAGGCCGGCTCGTCGCTCGGCATCCTGGTGCCGCCGTCGGTGGTGCTGGTGCTCTACGCCATGATCGCGCGCCAGCCGGTCGGCCAGCTGTGGCTGGCCGGCGTCGTGCCGGGGCTGATGATGGCGGGCATGTTCATCGTCTACATCTACATCCGCTGCCGCCTGAACCCGCGTCTCGGCCCGGTGCTGCCGGCGGAGGAGCGCGCCCTGCCGCTGGCCGACAAGCTGCAGCTGCTGAGTGCTGGCCTGCTGCCGATCATCATCTTCGCGGCGATGATGGTGCCCTTCGTCAACGGCTGGACGAGCCTGGTGGAAAGCTCGGCGATCGGCGCCATGACCGCCTTCGCGATCGCTGTCGCCAAGGGCCGCATGACGCGCCAGGTGTTCCAGGTGTGCATCCGCCAGACGCTGGCCATCTCCTGCATGTTCATGTGGATCATCCTCGCCGCGCTCGGCTTCGGCGCCGTGTTCGACGGTCTCGGCGCGGTCAAGGCGATCGACAACCTGTTCACCCGCCAGCTCGGCCTCGATCCGTGGACGATCCTGATCCTGATGCAGATCTCATTCCTGCTGATGGGCACGTTCCTCGACGACACGGCCATGCTGGTCATCGTCGCACCGCTCTACGTGCCGCTGGTGGCCACCCTCGACCTGGGCCTGCCGCGCGAGCAGGTGCTGATCTGGTATGGCGTGCTCTACACCGTGACGACGCAGATCGCGTACATGACGCCGCCGTTCGGCTACAATCTGTTCCTGATGCGGGCGATGGCGCCGCCGGAGGTCTCGCTGCGCGACATCTACGGCTCGATCCTGCCCTTCGTTCTGGTCATGATGACCGCGCTGGCCCTGATCATGGCGTTCCCGCAGATCGCGCTGTGGCTGCCCGAGACGGTGTACGCGAAATGAGCAAGCCGGACAGGACCAGACCGACGCGGCAGCGCCGGACAGACCCATTGCCGAAAGGACCGATTGCGACCTGACATCGCCCGCATTCCCTCCCGCACGAACGACCGGAAACCCGGCACGGGAGACGCCATACCGCATCACCAACAGGGGAGTACTTCGACATGACCAACAGACGCGAATTCCTGAAGACCGCCGGCCTGACCGCCGTCGCCGGCGCCGGCGCCAGCACGCTGGCCGCCCCCGCCGTGCTCGGCCAGGCGCCGATCAAGTGGCGGCTGCAGACCTATGCCGGCCCGGCGCTGGCCGAGCACGTGATCAAGCCGCACATCGACGCCTTCAACAAGGCGGCCAACGGCCAGATGGAGATCGAGCTCTATTTCGCCGACCAGCTCGTACCCACAGGCGAGCTGTTCCGCGCCATGCAGAAGGGCACCATCGACGCCGTGCAGTCGGACGACGATTCCATGGCCTCGCCGACGGAAGTGACCGTGTTCGGCGGCTACTTCCCCTTCGCCAGCCGCTATTCGCTCGACGTGCCGGTGCTGTTCAACCAGTACGGGCTTAAGGAGATCTGGGAGGAGGAATACGCCAAGGTCGGCGTCAAGCACATCTCCGCCGGCGCCTGGGACCCGTGCCACTTCGCCACTAAGGACCCGATCCGCAGCCTCGCCGACCTGAAAGGCAAGCGGGTATTCACCTTCCCGACCGCCGGCCGCTTCCTGACGCAGTTCGGCGTCGTGCCGGTGACGCTGCCGTGGGAGGACATCGAAGTCGCGGTGCAGACCGGCGAACTCGACGGAATCGCCTGGTCGGGCATCACCGAGGACTACACTGTCGGCTGGGCCGACGTGACCAACTACTTCCTGACCAACAACATCTCGGGCGCCTGGGCCGGATCGTTCTTCGCCAACATGGACCGCTGGAACGAACTGCCCGACCACCTGAAGACCATGCTGCAGCTGGCCATGGATGCGTCGCACTACTATCGCCAGTGGTGGTACTGGGGCGGCGAGGCGTCGCTGCGCGTCGAGGGCACCAAGCTGGAACTGACCACCATCCCGGACGCGGAATGGGCGACAGTCGAGGAGGCCGCGATCAAGTTCTGGGACGAGATCGCGGCGGAGTCGGAGACCAAGAAGAAGGTCGTCGACATCATCAAGAAGTACAACGCCGACATGCAGAAGGCCGGCCGGCCGTACCGCTACACCTGAGCGGCACCAGCGAAACGAGATCCCGAGGCCGGGGTGCGCCCCCGGCCTCGCGCAGGCCCAACAGACCTCAACACAACACGGAACCACACTCCCCATGGCCGGCAATCTGACATTCGATGCCCTCAAGCAGGCCGTCGCCGAAGGCAAGATCGACACCGTACTGACCTGCATCGTCGACATGCAGGGCCGGCTCATGGGCAAGCGCTTCCACGCCCACCACTTCGTCCAGAGCGCCTGGAAGGAGAGCCACTGCTGCAACTATCTGCTGGCGACGGACCTGGAGATGTACACGGTCGAGGGCTATGCGGCGACGAGTTGGGCCGGCGGCTACGGCGACTACGTCATGAAGCCGGACCTCACGACGCTGCGGCTGGTGCCGTGGCTGGAGGGCACGGCGATGGTGCTGTGCGACGTGCTCGACCATCACCATCACGAGGAGGTGCCGCATTCGCCGCGCGCGATGCTGAAGAAGCAGGTCGCCCGGCTGGAGGCGATGGGCCTGGTGCCGATGATGGGCACCGAACTTGAGTTCTTCCTGTTCGAGAAGAGCTATGCCGAGATCGCCAAGTCCGGCTTCCGCGACCTGACGCCGATCTCCGCCTACAACGAGGACTACCACATCCTGCAGACGACCAAGGAAGAGAGCATCATGCGCCCGCTGCGCAACCATCTCTTCGCGGCCGGCATCCCGATCGAGAACACCAAGGGGGAGGCCGAGGCGGGCCAGGAGGAACTCAACATCCGCTATGCGCCGGCGATGGACTGCGCCGAGAACCACGCCATCGCCAAGCACGCGACCAAGGAGATCGCCTGGCAGCACGGCCACGCGGCGACCTTCCTGCCGAAGTGGCACAAGGACCGGGTCGGCTCGTCGGCACACATCCACCAGTCGCTGTGGACGAAGGACGGCGAGAACGCCTTCTGCGACCCGCAGGGACCCTACGGCATGTCGGCGACCATGCGCCACTATATGGCCGGGCTGATCCACTATGCCGCCGACTACACCTATTTCCTGGCGCCCTACGTCAACAGCTACAAGCGGTTCCTGAAAGGCACCTTCGCGCCGACCAAGACCGTGTGGTCGATCGACAACCGCACCGCCGGCTTCCGCCTGTGCGGCGAAGGCACCAAGGGGCTGCGGGTGGAATGCCGCATCGGCGGCTCGGACCTCAACCCGTATCTTGCGCTTGCGGTGCAGATCGCCGCCGGCATCAAGGGCATGGAAGACACGCTGGAGCTGGCGCCGCCGGCGAGCGGCGACGTCTACCAGGCGGCGCGGGCGCGCGAGGTGCCGAAGACGCTGCGCGACGCCATCGGCACGCTGCGCAAGTCGAAGATGCTGCGCGAGGCGTTGGGCGACGCGGTCGTCGACCACTACGTGCGCGCCGCGGAATGGGAACAGGAGGACTTCGACCGCGTGGTGACCGACTACGAGATCGCCCGCGGCTTCGAGAGGTGTTAAAGCTTTAATGTTGCTTTTTTCGACCTGGAGCGGCAACACTGAATCTGCACACCGCGACCAGCCCTGGTGAGGGCTGAAAGAGGCCGGGATGGGAAAGTACACGCCCTTGCGCATGTTCCTGCTCGATCAGGGCCGGGAAACGGTTCCGATGACCTTCTCGGAAATCGAGCGCCTGCTCGGCGAAAGCCTGCCGGCGTCGAAACAGTATCCGGCCTGGTGGAGCAACAACCCGAGCAACAACCCCATGACGCGGGAGTGGCTTGCCGCCGGCTATCGCACCGAACAGGTCGACGTCACGGCCGGCAAGCTCGTCTTCCGCCGCGCGCTCATGCCGGAGCCGATCGACGAAGGGGCGACCGGACAGCGGTCCCGCAACAGGATTTTCGGCTGCATGAAGGGGACGCTGACCGTTCTTCCCGGCGTGGATCTGACCGGGTCGGCCGATCCGGAGTGGGGAAAGGTCTACGGGAATGGCTGACCGGCTGCTTCTCGACACCTGCGCGATGATCTGGCTGTCGCAAGGCGAGCCCGTCGCCGACGCGGCCATGGCTGCCATCGACGCCGTCGAAGCAGCGGGCGAGCCGATCAGCCTGTCGGTCATGTCGGCGTGGGAACTCGGGCTGCTTGTCGCCACAGGGCGCATCGCATCGACCAAACCGCCGCTGCGATGGTTCCAGGACTTCGTCGCAGCCGCGGATGTCACCGTCGAGGCGGTGACGGCCGACATCCTGATCGCGTCCTCCTGCCTGCCGGCACCCGTCCACGGCGATCCGATGGATCGGATCCTGATAGCAACCGCGCGCGAGCACGACCTGACCATCGTCACCCGCGACCGCGCGATCCTAGCCTACGGAGAGGCCGGACACGTCCGGACCCTCGCCTGTTAACCCGAACAAGACACTCGCTTGCCAACTGGAAGAAGACCATGACCGAAACACTCAAGCTCATCTCGCCGGTCGACGGATCGGTCTATGCGGAACGTCCGACGGCGGACGCCGCGGCGGTGGACCGCGCGGTCTCGGCGGCCAAGGCGGCGCAGCGCGACTGGGCGGCGACGCCGCTCGACACCCGCGTCGCGCTGTGCCTGAAGGCGCTGGACGCGCTGCTCGCCATGAACGACGAGATCGTGCCGGAACTGACCTGGCAGATGGGCCGGCCGGTTCGCTACGGCGGCGAGAAGGGCGGCCTCGAGGAACGCGCCCGCTACATGGCCGGTATCGCGGCCGGGGCGCTGGCGCCGATCGAGCGCACCGACCGACCCGGCTTCAAGCGTTACCTGACCCACGAGCCGCTCGGCGTCGTGATGGTGATCGCGCCCTGGAACTATCCCTACCTGACCGCAGGCAACACCATCTTCCCGGCGCTGATGGCGGGCAACGCGGTGCTGCTCAAGCACGCCGCGCAGACCCTGCTGGTCGGCGAGCGCTTCGCCATGGCGTTCGAGAAGGCCGGCCTGCCCAAGGGCGTGTTCCAGAACATCGTGCTGTCCCACGACGGCACTGAGACGCTGCTCGGTTCCGGCCTGATCGACCATGTCAACTTCACGGGCTCGGTGGCCGGCGGCAAGGCGATCGAGAAGGCGCTGGCCGGCACTTTCGCCACGCTCGGGCTGGAACTGGGCGGCAAGGACCCGGCCTATGTCATGGCCGACGCGAACCTCGACTACGCGGTCGCCAACCTGGTCGATGGCGCCTTCTACAACTCCGGCCAGTGCTGCTGCGGCATCGAGCGCATCTATGTCCACGAAAGCCGGTACGACGCCTTCGTCGACGGCTTCGTCAACCTGACCCGGCAGTATACGCTCGGCAATCCGCTCGACCCGGAGACCACCATCGGCCCGATGGCACAGGCGCGCTTCGCTGCCTGGGTGCGCGAACAGACCGAGGAGGCCCTGCGCAAGGGCGCCAAGGCGCATATCGACACGGCGGCCTTCCCCGCCGACAAAGCCGGCACGCCCTATCTGGCGCCGCAGGTGCTGACCAACGTCAACCACCAGATGTCGGTGATGCGCGAAGAGAGCTTCGGCCCGGTCGTCGGCATCATGAAGGTGAAGGACGACGCCGAAGCGATCCAGTTGATGAACGACAGCCCCTACGGGCTGACCGCGTCGATCTGGACCGAGGACCTGGCGGCAGCGGAGCACATCGGCCACCAGATCGACACCGGCACGGTGTTCATGAACCGCTGCGACTACGTCGACCCGGGCCTGGTGTGGACCGGCGTCAAGGACACCGGCAAGGGCGCGGCGCTGTCAGAGATCGGCTTCGCCAACCTGACCCGGCCGAAGTCGTTCCACCTGCGCGTCGAGCACTGAGACGAACGGGGCCGGTTCGCGCTACCCCCGCAAGGGGGAGGATCAGGGAAGGGAAGGGTCGACGGCCGCATCCCTCTCCCCTACCCCTCCCCCACAATCGAGAGGGAGACGCAACCGGCATCGCCACACGGACCCAACTTACCGAAAGCCAACAGCCATGACTTCCCTGCCCTCCGCCAACTGGTCCTATCCCACCGCCGTGCGCTTCGGCGCCGGGCGCATCAAGGAACTGCCGACGGTCGTCAAAGCCGCCGGCATGACCCGGCCGCTGCTGGTCACCGATCCGGTGCTGGCCAGGATGCCGATGGTCGCCGACGCCGTCGCCGCGCTGAACGCGGTCGGCCTGCCGACCGCAGTCTTTTCGGACGTCAAGCCGAACCCGGTCGACAGCAACATCGAGGCGGGTGTCGCCGCCTACAAAGCCGGCGGTCATGACGGCGTGATCGCCTTCGGCGGTGGCTCCGGCCTCGACGCGGGCAAGGTAATCGCCTTCATGTCCGGCCAAACGCGACCGATGTGGGACTTCGAGGACATCGGCGACTGGTGGACCCGCGCCGACCCGGCCGGCATCGCGCCGATCGTCGCCGTGCCGACCACCGCGGGCACCGGGTCCGAGGTCGGCCGCGCCGGCGTCGTCACCAACGAGGCGACGCATACCAAGAAGATCATCTTCCACCCGAAGATGCTGCCGGCCTACGTGATCTGCGATCCGGAACTGACCGCCGGCATGCCGCGCACGATCACGGTCGGCACCGGCATGGACGCGCTCGCCCACTGCCTGGAGGCCTATTCCTCGCCGTTCTACCACCCGATGTCGGAAGGCATCGCGGTCGAGGGCGTGCGCCTGGTGCTGGAAAATCTGCCGAAGGTCGCCGCCGACGGCTCGGACCTGCTCGCCCGCGGGCACATGATGAGCGCCGCGGCGATGGGCGCGGTGTCGTTCCAGAAGGGCCTCGGCGCGATCCATTCGCTGTCGCACCCCGTCGGCGCGCTCTACGACACGCACCACGGCATGACCAACGCCGTGTTCATGCCCTATGTGCTCACCTTCAACCGCCCGGCGATCGAGGCCAAGATCGACAGGCTCGCCGGCTTCGTCGGCATTTCCGGCGGCTTCGACGGCTTCCTGAACCATATCCTCGCCCTGCGTGAGGACCTCGGCGTGCCGCACACGCTGGGAGGACTGGGCGTGGACGCCGCCAGGCGCGAGCTGATCGCCGAGATGGCCGTCGTCGATCCGACCGCCGGCGGCAATCCGGTCGAGCTCACCAAGGACGCCGCTCTCGACATCTTCGACCGAGCGCTCGCCGGCACCGTCTGAACACAGAGCCCCGGAACGCGAACGCGCGGCTGCCCCCCGGCCGCGCGTTCGCGTCTTGAGCCCGCCGTCTTGACATGCGGGCGCAAGCGGCGCATTTGAGCGTCCGCTTAACCGCGTTTGCACAATTTCCAACGGCAAACCTGCCAATTTCTTACCAAACTGTTAATATTTCCGGTGCTGCCTGGCAGCATGATTGGAACAGACCATGATCTCCGGACGCCGCAGGCAAAGGCGCATGACGCCCTGGGCCGGCCCGCTCGCATCGGGAGCGGCGCTGTGGCTCGGCCTGTCCGCACCTGGCGTGGCCGCCCCGACCCTGTCGATATCCTACGCCCCCGGTCTGGACCTGCGCGCGATCGCCGAGACCTACCTGGGCGACGCCGACCTGTGGCCGTCGATCCTCAAGAGCACCGGGCTCGCCGGCCTGGCCGAGTTGCGGCCCGGGCTCGCCCTGACCATCCCGGTCGGCGCGGTCGAGGAGACGCGCAGCGCGCTAACGCGCTCGCTGGAGCGGATCCAGGAAGCCAACGCCATCGGTGCGCAGGTGTTCGCCTTCGAGGACATCAGCCGCGCCATCGCCCTGCACGATCAGGCGCTGGACCTGCAGAAGGCCGGCGAGTGGTCGCAGGCGTTGGCGCTCGCCTCGGAATCGGGAACGGCGGCGCAGGCCGCCTTCGCGATTGCCGAACAGAACCGCGACCAGGCGGCGGAAGCGCGGCTGAGCGACCGGCAGGGCTGGGTCGAAGGCCAACGGCCGGAAGACCTCGGCTGGGGCGAGCGACCGCTCAACGCGATCCTGGTCGAGGAGGAAAAGGTGCGCACGCTGTCGCGCTCAACCGCGCAGATCACCTTCCGCGACGCCGGCCGGCTGCGGCTCAACGCCAATTCGCACGCGGTGATCGAACGCATGCGCGTCGATCCGCTGAAGAAGCGCGAGGACGCCAAAGTCAGCCTGGTGGAGGGCGACTTCTACGCCCTGCTCGGCGGCAACTCGAGCCGCAAGAACCTGAAAGTCGACGTGCCGGACGTCGAGGCGAAGATCGATTCCGGCGATTTCTGGGTGCGACAGGACGTCAGCGGCGCCAAATTCACCAACTACGACGACCAGAAGGTGCAGATCGCCGCGCGCGGCGACACGGTGGCGCTCGGGCGCAACGAAGGCGTCGTGATCCGCTCCGGCGAGCAGCCGCGCGCCAAGATCGACCTGCTCGGCGCACCGGTGCTCGTCGCGCCGCCGGACGACGGCGTGGTGTTCAATTCCGAGGTCCAGCTCGCCTGGCAGACCGATCCGGCCGCGTCCGGCTACTGGATCGAGATCGCCCTCGACCCGGGCTTCAACACCATGGTGCGCTCGGCCTCGGGCCTCGCAGACGCGGGCTATACGACCGGAGACCTGCAGGCCGGACTCTACTACTGGCGGGTGTCGGCGCTGGACCGGTTCGGGCTGCCCGGCCAGCGCAGCCAGACGCGGCGCTTCGACATGCGTATCGACACCGCGCCGCCGTTCCTGCGCATCGAGGCGCCGGCGAGCGAAAGCATCCTGCGTGAGCCGTCGGTCGAGGTGCGCGGCGAAAGCGAGGCGGGCGCTGAGGTGTCGGTCAACGGCGTGCCGGCGGCCGTGGCAGCGGACGGGAGCTACAGCGTGACGGTGACGGCGCGCGAGGGCCTGAACCGGCTCGACATCGTCGCGCGCGATGCGGCCGGCAACGAGACGGCGGCGATCCGCGAGTTCGTCCACATGCCGGATGCGGCGGCGACGGTCGTGTTCGACGAGCGGCTGGCGCGCCTGTCGGCGCGTCATTTCCTCGCGCCTGCCCGCGAGATCACGCTGAGCGGAACCACGACGGCCGATGCTCGGCTGGACGTCGTCGACGCGGCCGGCGCCGTGCGCGCATCGACCACCTCGGCGCACGACGGCCGTTTCGGCATCACGGTCGCGCTTGCCGCCGACAGCGAGCGTTTCGGCCTCGTCATCGTCGCGCCGTCCGGGTTCGAGAGCCGCGACGGCTTCGAGGCGTCCGTCGACCGCGAACCGCCGACGATACGCCTCGACGCGCCCCTGCCCCGGCTGACCTCGGTCGAGTGGCTGGCGCTGCGCGGGCGGATCCAGGGCGGCGGCACGGCGACGCTGAACGGGCGCCCGATCCCGCTCGCCGAGGGCACCTTCGACGAGGTGATCACCCTGGTCGCCGGCGCCAATGCGATCGAGATGACCGCCACCGACGCGGCCGGCAACGTCGCGGTGGAGCGCTGGAGCGTGACGCTCGACCAGGAGCCGCCGAGCTACGTACGCCACAGCGTCGAGGCCCGGCCGGACGGTCGCGTCGAGGTCGAGGTGGTCGCCGAGGACGGCACGGGTCTGGCCAAGGCGGCGCCGTTTACCGTGCTGGCGAATGGCGAGGCGCACCAGGGATTCTTGCGCTACAACAAGCTGAGCAGAAGTTACAAGGGCACCGTGGCCGTGGCCGCGGGCCAAGCGGGGCGAGCCACCCTGGCGGAGGTGGAACTCGAGGACGATGCGGGCAACCGGGCCAGGGTCCGCATCAGATAGCCGGGGATGGTCGCTGGAATGTATGTCGTCGACGCGAACCGCTTGACACGCCGGGCTGGGCGACGGGCCAAGGGCTGGGCCGTCGCGCTCGCCACCGTTCTGTGCGCCGGCTCGGCACAGGCGCAGGACAATCGGCCGATCGACGTGCCGCTGCTGGTCACCTACGGCAAGGACGCGCCGAGCCGCGAGGGCGACCCGACCAACCGCCAGGTGATCTACCTAAGCCTGCCCGCCGAAACGAACGAACGCGTCTACGTCCGCCTGTTCGATCCCGAGACCGGCGGCGACCACGACCTCGTCTACGGCAAGGCCGACACGGTCACCCGCTTCGCGCTGTTCGGCGGCACGGGCGCCTATGCCGGCGACATGGCAACCGGGGGCGCCGAGACGCCGGAGGAACTGACCGGCGGAACGCTGCTGCAGGAGCGCAACTACGGCACGGACGAGGGCGCCGACGGGCAATGGATCCCGTTCGCGCTGCTCTCGCCCGAGCAGGGCGACCTGGTCGGCGACCGGCGCGTGTTCCGCCTGCTGGTCGAAGGCACGTCCGGCAACGACGGCAACCTCTACGGCGTCGCGCTGAGCCTGCGCGAGCGGCGCGCGGTGGAGCCTGCCGGCACCAGGCTGTTCTCCTTCGCGCCAACGATCCGGGTGCCCAACCGGCAGACGCTGACCGAGTTGCGCTTCACCGCGCCCGCCGACCAGCGCAGGTTGGAAGTACAGAATTTCGACGCCGCGCACGGGCGGGTGGCGCTGACCACCCGGTTCCGCACCTTGCCGCTGACCGCCTCGGGCCAGGACCAGTGGAAGCACGACACGGTCGAACTGGAGGAGCGGGAGCTGGGCGAGACGGCAGCGATCACGCTTGCCGGCGGCGGCGAGATCCCCAACGACGCCACCTTCTTCATCTCGGTCAAGGCGGACAGGCTGCTGCCACTCGACCTGCCGCCGTTCAACTGGATCGCGAACCGGCGGCCGACAGTCGAGGTCGACACGACCTTCCTCGACAGCTGCCGGGCGGTGGCCTTCGACGCCTCGCGCTCCGGCGACCCGGACGGCAACCGCCTGAGCTTCACCTGGCGCTTCAGCGACGGAACGACGGCCGAGGGACCGAGCGTGGTCAAGGACTATCCCGAGCCCGGCCGGTTTACCGAACGGCTGGAGGTGACGGACGATTCCAACCAGGTCGGCAATGGCAGCGCGGCCGACATCAACGTGCTGGTGAAGCATCCGCCGGTGCCGCGCATCGACGTGCCGGCGACGGTGGCGGCCGGCGAGACGGTGACCTTCGAGGCAGCCGCCTCGGATGCCGGGCCGTGGCGGATCACCGGCTACGACTGGGTGTTCAACGACGGCAGCACGGCGACGGGCAGGACCGTGACACGGGTGTTCGAGGCGCCCGGCGACTACCGCGTCGTGCTGCGCATCCGCGACGATTCCGGCCATGCCTGCGACACGGCCGCGCTCGAGATCGCGGTGCGCGCCAACGCCCGGCCGGTGGCAGAGGCGGGCCCGGACCGGCGCACGGAAGCCGGCACGCGGCTGCGCTTCGACGGCAGCCGGAGCTACGACCAGGACGGCCGGATCACCGCCTACGACTGGGACATGGGCGACGGCACGCTGCTGTCGGGCGCCGCCGTCGAGCACGGCTATGCAGGACCTGGTCGCTACACAGTGCGGCTGACGGTGACCGACGACGCCGGCGTCGCCAACAGCACGGCAAGCGACACCGCCGAGGTGATCGTCAACGAGACGCCCTATCCGGTCGCCGGCTTGGACCTCAGCGTCGCCATCGGCGAGGTGATCCGCTTCGACGGCTCTGCCTCCAGCGACGCCGACGGCACGCTGATCGACCATGCCTGGGACTTCGGCGACGGGTCGACCGCCTCCGGCGCGGTGGCAAGCTACGCCTACGGCGCGCCCGGCACCTATTCCGTACGGCTGACGGTGACCGACGATTCCGGCACCGCAACGCGGTCCGCGTCCGACACGCTGAGCGTGCGCGTCAATGCGCCGCCGGTGGCGGTCGCCGGTCCCGACCAGATGGTCACCGCCAGCGTCGTCCAGTTCGACGGCTTCAGTTCCTCCGACCCCGACGACGCGGTGGCGGATTATCACTGGGAGTTCGGCGACGGCGAGACCGGCAGCGGGCCGGCGCCGGCCCATGTCTATCGCCGGCCGGGCACCTACAGGGTGCGGCTGACGGTGACGGATGCCTCCGGCACGATCCGCAACACGGCCGAAGACAGCCTGACCGTGATCGTCAATGCACCGCCGATCGCCGACGCCGGCCCCGATCTCATCGGCGCGCCGGGCGAGGACCTGACCTTCCAGGCGACGCGCTCGGTCGATCCGGACGGCGACGTGGTCGCCTACGACTGGGACTTCAAGGACGGCACGACGGCAAGCGGACCGGTCGTGGTGCATGCCTTCGACAAGCCTGGCACCTACCACGTGCGCCTGACGGTGCGCGACGACACCGGCCACGACAATGCCGTCGACCATGACGAGGCGCAGGTGACGATCAACGCGGAGCCGGTGGCGGAGGCGGGGCCCGACGTCCTGATCGCTCCGGGCGAGACGGCGCGCCTCGACGGCTCGCGCTCGCACGATCCGGACGGCACGGTGACCGACTACCGCTGGGACTTCAGCGACAGCGACGAACCCGTGTTCGGCGCCGTGGCCGAGCGCCGCTTCGACACGCCGGGCGTCTACACGGCGCGCCTGACCATCTCGGACGACGCCGGCGTCGACAACAGCCTGGCCGAGGACGAGGTGACCATCCGCGTCAACCACCAGCCCGTGGCGGAGGCCGGTGCGGACCAGTTCACGGCGCGCACTTTCGTCGTCTTCGACGGCTCCGGCTCGCTCGACCCGGACGGCGACGCCCTCACCTACAACTGGGACTTCGGCGACGGCACGCGCGCCCAAGGCGCCGTGGTCGCCCATACCTATGCCGCCAGCGGCCGCTATCCGGTGATGCTGACCGTCGACGACGGCACCGGGCTCGCCAATGCCACGCACCGGGACGCGATGACGGTGACGATCAACAGCGCCCCGGTGGCGGTCGCCGGCGAGAACCAGCGCCTGTGCACCGGCGACGTGCTGGTGCTCGACGGCAGCAATTCCTA from Polymorphum gilvum SL003B-26A1 carries:
- a CDS encoding iron-containing alcohol dehydrogenase, with the protein product MTSLPSANWSYPTAVRFGAGRIKELPTVVKAAGMTRPLLVTDPVLARMPMVADAVAALNAVGLPTAVFSDVKPNPVDSNIEAGVAAYKAGGHDGVIAFGGGSGLDAGKVIAFMSGQTRPMWDFEDIGDWWTRADPAGIAPIVAVPTTAGTGSEVGRAGVVTNEATHTKKIIFHPKMLPAYVICDPELTAGMPRTITVGTGMDALAHCLEAYSSPFYHPMSEGIAVEGVRLVLENLPKVAADGSDLLARGHMMSAAAMGAVSFQKGLGAIHSLSHPVGALYDTHHGMTNAVFMPYVLTFNRPAIEAKIDRLAGFVGISGGFDGFLNHILALREDLGVPHTLGGLGVDAARRELIAEMAVVDPTAGGNPVELTKDAALDIFDRALAGTV
- a CDS encoding FecR domain-containing protein, with translation MISGRRRQRRMTPWAGPLASGAALWLGLSAPGVAAPTLSISYAPGLDLRAIAETYLGDADLWPSILKSTGLAGLAELRPGLALTIPVGAVEETRSALTRSLERIQEANAIGAQVFAFEDISRAIALHDQALDLQKAGEWSQALALASESGTAAQAAFAIAEQNRDQAAEARLSDRQGWVEGQRPEDLGWGERPLNAILVEEEKVRTLSRSTAQITFRDAGRLRLNANSHAVIERMRVDPLKKREDAKVSLVEGDFYALLGGNSSRKNLKVDVPDVEAKIDSGDFWVRQDVSGAKFTNYDDQKVQIAARGDTVALGRNEGVVIRSGEQPRAKIDLLGAPVLVAPPDDGVVFNSEVQLAWQTDPAASGYWIEIALDPGFNTMVRSASGLADAGYTTGDLQAGLYYWRVSALDRFGLPGQRSQTRRFDMRIDTAPPFLRIEAPASESILREPSVEVRGESEAGAEVSVNGVPAAVAADGSYSVTVTAREGLNRLDIVARDAAGNETAAIREFVHMPDAAATVVFDERLARLSARHFLAPAREITLSGTTTADARLDVVDAAGAVRASTTSAHDGRFGITVALAADSERFGLVIVAPSGFESRDGFEASVDREPPTIRLDAPLPRLTSVEWLALRGRIQGGGTATLNGRPIPLAEGTFDEVITLVAGANAIEMTATDAAGNVAVERWSVTLDQEPPSYVRHSVEARPDGRVEVEVVAEDGTGLAKAAPFTVLANGEAHQGFLRYNKLSRSYKGTVAVAAGQAGRATLAEVELEDDAGNRARVRIR
- a CDS encoding aldehyde dehydrogenase family protein, which codes for MTETLKLISPVDGSVYAERPTADAAAVDRAVSAAKAAQRDWAATPLDTRVALCLKALDALLAMNDEIVPELTWQMGRPVRYGGEKGGLEERARYMAGIAAGALAPIERTDRPGFKRYLTHEPLGVVMVIAPWNYPYLTAGNTIFPALMAGNAVLLKHAAQTLLVGERFAMAFEKAGLPKGVFQNIVLSHDGTETLLGSGLIDHVNFTGSVAGGKAIEKALAGTFATLGLELGGKDPAYVMADANLDYAVANLVDGAFYNSGQCCCGIERIYVHESRYDAFVDGFVNLTRQYTLGNPLDPETTIGPMAQARFAAWVREQTEEALRKGAKAHIDTAAFPADKAGTPYLAPQVLTNVNHQMSVMREESFGPVVGIMKVKDDAEAIQLMNDSPYGLTASIWTEDLAAAEHIGHQIDTGTVFMNRCDYVDPGLVWTGVKDTGKGAALSEIGFANLTRPKSFHLRVEH